The Streptomyces sp. NBC_00659 genomic interval CGGAGGGGCAGAAGAACGGGCGGTTGATCTCCGACCCGAAAGAGGTGAGTGCGCTCTGTCAGCGCTATGAAACACTGCGCTCGCAGGCCCTGAGCCCCAATGAATCCCGGGTCTTGCTGGAGCGACTGCGAGGAGAGCTATGAGCAGCGGTGCGACGGAACTCGCCTGGTTCAAGTCCAGCTACAGCGGCAGTGAGGGTGACGACTGCGTAGAGATCGCGATCGCCGAACAGGCCGTCCACGTAAGGGACTCCAAGGATGTGAGCCGCCCGGCCTTCTCGGTGGAGCGGGAGCAGTGGTCACGGTTCGTCGGGTTCGTGGCGGACGCCTGAGCGGAGGCGCGGCGCGCGAACCCGATCAGAAGATCTTGCAGAGCGTCATCGCGCGCATGTCGACATCGCCCGGTGATCCGAGTACAGAGCTGCGGCCCACATAGATGGTGTCCCACCGCGAGGTTCC includes:
- a CDS encoding DUF397 domain-containing protein, which produces MSSGATELAWFKSSYSGSEGDDCVEIAIAEQAVHVRDSKDVSRPAFSVEREQWSRFVGFVADA